One genomic window of Phalacrocorax aristotelis chromosome 23, bGulAri2.1, whole genome shotgun sequence includes the following:
- the OSBPL7 gene encoding oxysterol-binding protein-related protein 7 isoform X1, whose translation MGGGAWPGPPISLRSPAMGSHEKDPSSPKKALSRSNSTVSSKHSSIQQGSESWEVVEEPRARGSPGQEPQQHEGYLLKKRKWPLKGWHKRYFVLENGILKYATTRQDVLKGKLHGAIDVRQSVMSVNKKAQRVDLDTEENIYHLKIKSPELFASWVSSLCSHHQGERTEPCLRGGPTGRTPTNTQSPWTRILPSGSAPALSTLASSRDKVNAWLKDSEGLERCSAELSECQAKLQELTGMLQSLEALHRIPSAPLISGSQPSAATERPKKGRRTTKIWCTQSFAKDDTIGRVGRLHGSVPNLSRYLESSQSQLPFSLPPEYSQLQRSFWVLAQKVHGSLSSVVAALTAERARLEEMRQALDRRRSAPRTGGSGSTGAALRRFHSLSVSSDTTLDSFASLHPDEPDALPAKGREQQLSNRSIVSLADSHTEFFDACEVILSASSSENEPSDDESCISEATTSACEDAAEPGGPGRPPTGTELGGPPCGGWGPRLHPTARCPAGAEGPGMPMEPPPLELPGPDPQRRSCLPAPPAPPGDVSLWGLLRSSVGKDLSRVALPVQLNEPLNTLQRLCEELEYSALLDRASRARDPRQRLVYVAAFAVSAYASTYYRAGSKPFNPVLGETYECVRPDRGFRFISEQVCHHPPISACHAESDNFIFWQDMRWKNKFWGKSLEIVPVGTVNVQLPRTGDHFEWNKVTTCIHNVLSGPRWIEHYGEVLIRNTRDASYHCKITFCKARYWGAGANEVQGAVLSRSGTVVERLAGKWHEGLHRGPAPGQCVWRANPMPRDHERNYGFTQFALELNELTPELRRVLPSTDTRLRPDQRYLEEGNVPAAETQKRQIEQLQRDRRRVMEENNITHQARFFRRLTDANGKESWVTNNTYWKLRLDPGFAHLDSAVLW comes from the exons ATGGGAGGGGGGGCTTGGCCTGGTCCCCCCATCTCCCTCCGCTCGCCGGCCATGGGCAGCCATGAGAAGGACCCGTCCTCTCCAAAAAAGGCCCTGTCACGCTCCAACAGCACCGTGTCTTCCAAGCACAGTAGCATTCAGCAG GGCTCGGAGAgctgggaggtggtggaggagccgCGTGCACGGGGCAGCCCAGGCCAGGAGCCGCAGCAGCACGAGGGCTACCTGCTcaagaagaggaaatggccccTGAAGGGCTGGCACAAG AGGTACTTTGTGTTGGAAAACGGCATCCTGAAATACGCCACCACACGCCAGGAT GTCCTCAAGGGCAAACTGCATGGAGCCATTGATGTCCGTCAGTCCGTCATGTCTGTCAACAAGAAGGCGCAGCGGGTCGACCTGGACACAGAAGAGAACATCTACCACCTCAAG ATCAAGTCCCCAGAGCTCTTCGCCAGCTGGGTGAGCAGCCTCTGCTCACATCACCAGGGCGAGAGGACTGAGCCCTGCCTCAGGGGGGGTCCCACGGGGAGAACCCCCACCAATACACAG AGCCCCTGGACGCGGATCCTGCCCTCGGGCAGCGCCCCTGCCCTCTCCACCCTCGCCAGCTCCCGGGACAAGGTGAATGCCTGGCTGAAGGACAGTGAGGGGCTGGAACGCTGCTCGGCCG AGCTGTCGGAGTGCCAGGCGAAGCTGCAGGAGCTGACGGGCATGTTGCAGAGCCTGGAGGCCCTGCACCgcatcccctcagccccccTCATCTCCGGTAGCCAG CCCTCGGCTGCCACGGAGAGGCCCAAGAAGGGCAGGAGGACCACCAAGATCTGGTGCACCCAGAGCTTCGCCAAGGACGACACCATCGGGAGG GTGGGCCGCCTGCACGGCTCCGTCCCCAACCTCTCACGCTACCTGGAGTCGTCCCAGAGCCAGCTGCCCTTCAGCCTCCCCCCCGAGTacagccagctgcagaggagcttCTGGGTCCTGGCCCAGAAAG TGCACGGCTCGCTCAGCAGCGTGGTGGCTGCGCTGACAGCTGAGAGGGCCCGTCTGGAGGAGATGCGGCAGGCGCTGGACCGGCGGCGCTCAGCCCCACGCACGGGTGGTTCTGGCAGCACCGGG GCTGCCCTGCGCCGCTTCCACTCCCTCTCCGTCTCCTCCGACACCACCCTGGACTCCTTCGCTTCGCTGCACCCTGATGAG CCGGATGCGCTGCCGGCGAAGGGccgggagcagcagctctccaacCGCAGCATCGTCTCGCTGGCCGACTCGCACACCGAGTTCTTCGACGCCTGCGAAGTCATCCTCTCCGCCAGCTCCTCTGAGAACGAG ccctcgGACGACGAGTCTTGCATCAGCGAGGCCACCACCAGCGCCTGCGAGGACGCGGCCGAgccgggggggccgggccgccccccgACAGGTACGGAACTGGGGGGACCGCCGTGTGGTGGGTGGGGGCCGCGGCTGCACCCCACCGCCCGGTGCCCGGCAGGAGCGGAGGGCCCGGGGATGCCCATGGAACCGCCGCCGTTGGAGCTGCCGGGACCGGACCCGCAGCGGCGGAGCTGcctgcccgccccccccgcgccgccgggaGACGTGAGCCTGTGGGGGCTGTTGCGGAGCAGCGTGGGGAAGGACCTGTCACGCGTGGCGCTGCCCGTGCAGCTCAACGAGCCCCTCAACACGCTCCAGCGCCTTTGCGAGGAGCTGGAGTACAGCGCGCTGCTGGACCGCGCCAGCCGCGCCCGCGACCCCCGCCAGCGCCTG GTCTACGTGGCTGCCTTCGCCGTGTCCGCCTACGCCTCCACCTACTACCGGGCGGGCAGCAAGCCCTTCAACCCGGTGCTGGGCGAGACCTACGAGTGCGTGCGGCCCGACCGCGGCTTCCGCTTCATCAGCGAGCAg gTGTGCCACCACCCCCCCATCTCTGCCTGTCACGCCGAGTCTGACAACTTCATCTTCTGGCAAG aCATGAGGTGGAAGAACAAATTCTGGGGCAAGTCCCTGGAGATCGTCCCCGTGGGCACCGTCAACGTTCAGCTGCCCAG GACTGGGGACCACTTCGAGTGGAACAAGGTGACGACGTGCATCCACAACGTCCTCAGCGGCCCCCGCTGGATCGAGCACTACGGGGAGGTGCTGATCCGCAACACCCGTGACGCCTCCTACCACTGCAAGATCACCTTCTGCAAG GCGCGGTACTGGGGCGCGGGGGCCAACGAGGTGCAGGGGGCCGTGCTGAGCCGCAGCGGGACGGTGGTGGAGCGCCTGGCCGGCAAGTGGCACGAGGGGCTGCACCGTGGGCCTGCCCCCGGGCAGTGCGTCTGGAGAGCCA ACCCCATGCCCCGTGACCACGAGAGGAACTACGGCTTCACCCAGTTTGCCCTGGAGCTGAACGAGCTCACGCCAGAGCTACGGCGGGTCCTGCCCTCCACCGACACCCGCCTGCGCCCCGATCAGCG GTACCTGGAGGAAGGCAACGTGCCGGCAGCCGAGACGCAGAAGCGCCAGATCGAGCAGCTGCAGCGGGACCGGCGCCGGGTGATGGAGGAGAACAACATCACACACCAGGCTCGCTTCTTCAG GCGGCTGACGGACGCCAACGGCAAGGAGTCGTGGGTCACCAACAACACCTACTGGAAGCTGCGCCTGGACCCCGGCTTCGCCCACCTGGACAGCGCGGTGCTCTGGTAG
- the OSBPL7 gene encoding oxysterol-binding protein-related protein 7 isoform X2, whose protein sequence is MGGGAWPGPPISLRSPAMGSHEKDPSSPKKALSRSNSTVSSKHSSIQQGSESWEVVEEPRARGSPGQEPQQHEGYLLKKRKWPLKGWHKRYFVLENGILKYATTRQDVLKGKLHGAIDVRQSVMSVNKKAQRVDLDTEENIYHLKIKSPELFASWVSSLCSHHQGERTEPCLRGGPTGRTPTNTQSPWTRILPSGSAPALSTLASSRDKVNAWLKDSEGLERCSAELSECQAKLQELTGMLQSLEALHRIPSAPLISGSQPSAATERPKKGRRTTKIWCTQSFAKDDTIGRVGRLHGSVPNLSRYLESSQSQLPFSLPPEYSQLQRSFWVLAQKVHGSLSSVVAALTAERARLEEMRQALDRRRSAPRTGGSGSTGAALRRFHSLSVSSDTTLDSFASLHPDEPDALPAKGREQQLSNRSIVSLADSHTEFFDACEVILSASSSENEPSDDESCISEATTSACEDAAEPGGPGRPPTGAEGPGMPMEPPPLELPGPDPQRRSCLPAPPAPPGDVSLWGLLRSSVGKDLSRVALPVQLNEPLNTLQRLCEELEYSALLDRASRARDPRQRLVYVAAFAVSAYASTYYRAGSKPFNPVLGETYECVRPDRGFRFISEQVCHHPPISACHAESDNFIFWQDMRWKNKFWGKSLEIVPVGTVNVQLPRTGDHFEWNKVTTCIHNVLSGPRWIEHYGEVLIRNTRDASYHCKITFCKARYWGAGANEVQGAVLSRSGTVVERLAGKWHEGLHRGPAPGQCVWRANPMPRDHERNYGFTQFALELNELTPELRRVLPSTDTRLRPDQRYLEEGNVPAAETQKRQIEQLQRDRRRVMEENNITHQARFFRRLTDANGKESWVTNNTYWKLRLDPGFAHLDSAVLW, encoded by the exons ATGGGAGGGGGGGCTTGGCCTGGTCCCCCCATCTCCCTCCGCTCGCCGGCCATGGGCAGCCATGAGAAGGACCCGTCCTCTCCAAAAAAGGCCCTGTCACGCTCCAACAGCACCGTGTCTTCCAAGCACAGTAGCATTCAGCAG GGCTCGGAGAgctgggaggtggtggaggagccgCGTGCACGGGGCAGCCCAGGCCAGGAGCCGCAGCAGCACGAGGGCTACCTGCTcaagaagaggaaatggccccTGAAGGGCTGGCACAAG AGGTACTTTGTGTTGGAAAACGGCATCCTGAAATACGCCACCACACGCCAGGAT GTCCTCAAGGGCAAACTGCATGGAGCCATTGATGTCCGTCAGTCCGTCATGTCTGTCAACAAGAAGGCGCAGCGGGTCGACCTGGACACAGAAGAGAACATCTACCACCTCAAG ATCAAGTCCCCAGAGCTCTTCGCCAGCTGGGTGAGCAGCCTCTGCTCACATCACCAGGGCGAGAGGACTGAGCCCTGCCTCAGGGGGGGTCCCACGGGGAGAACCCCCACCAATACACAG AGCCCCTGGACGCGGATCCTGCCCTCGGGCAGCGCCCCTGCCCTCTCCACCCTCGCCAGCTCCCGGGACAAGGTGAATGCCTGGCTGAAGGACAGTGAGGGGCTGGAACGCTGCTCGGCCG AGCTGTCGGAGTGCCAGGCGAAGCTGCAGGAGCTGACGGGCATGTTGCAGAGCCTGGAGGCCCTGCACCgcatcccctcagccccccTCATCTCCGGTAGCCAG CCCTCGGCTGCCACGGAGAGGCCCAAGAAGGGCAGGAGGACCACCAAGATCTGGTGCACCCAGAGCTTCGCCAAGGACGACACCATCGGGAGG GTGGGCCGCCTGCACGGCTCCGTCCCCAACCTCTCACGCTACCTGGAGTCGTCCCAGAGCCAGCTGCCCTTCAGCCTCCCCCCCGAGTacagccagctgcagaggagcttCTGGGTCCTGGCCCAGAAAG TGCACGGCTCGCTCAGCAGCGTGGTGGCTGCGCTGACAGCTGAGAGGGCCCGTCTGGAGGAGATGCGGCAGGCGCTGGACCGGCGGCGCTCAGCCCCACGCACGGGTGGTTCTGGCAGCACCGGG GCTGCCCTGCGCCGCTTCCACTCCCTCTCCGTCTCCTCCGACACCACCCTGGACTCCTTCGCTTCGCTGCACCCTGATGAG CCGGATGCGCTGCCGGCGAAGGGccgggagcagcagctctccaacCGCAGCATCGTCTCGCTGGCCGACTCGCACACCGAGTTCTTCGACGCCTGCGAAGTCATCCTCTCCGCCAGCTCCTCTGAGAACGAG ccctcgGACGACGAGTCTTGCATCAGCGAGGCCACCACCAGCGCCTGCGAGGACGCGGCCGAgccgggggggccgggccgccccccgACAG GAGCGGAGGGCCCGGGGATGCCCATGGAACCGCCGCCGTTGGAGCTGCCGGGACCGGACCCGCAGCGGCGGAGCTGcctgcccgccccccccgcgccgccgggaGACGTGAGCCTGTGGGGGCTGTTGCGGAGCAGCGTGGGGAAGGACCTGTCACGCGTGGCGCTGCCCGTGCAGCTCAACGAGCCCCTCAACACGCTCCAGCGCCTTTGCGAGGAGCTGGAGTACAGCGCGCTGCTGGACCGCGCCAGCCGCGCCCGCGACCCCCGCCAGCGCCTG GTCTACGTGGCTGCCTTCGCCGTGTCCGCCTACGCCTCCACCTACTACCGGGCGGGCAGCAAGCCCTTCAACCCGGTGCTGGGCGAGACCTACGAGTGCGTGCGGCCCGACCGCGGCTTCCGCTTCATCAGCGAGCAg gTGTGCCACCACCCCCCCATCTCTGCCTGTCACGCCGAGTCTGACAACTTCATCTTCTGGCAAG aCATGAGGTGGAAGAACAAATTCTGGGGCAAGTCCCTGGAGATCGTCCCCGTGGGCACCGTCAACGTTCAGCTGCCCAG GACTGGGGACCACTTCGAGTGGAACAAGGTGACGACGTGCATCCACAACGTCCTCAGCGGCCCCCGCTGGATCGAGCACTACGGGGAGGTGCTGATCCGCAACACCCGTGACGCCTCCTACCACTGCAAGATCACCTTCTGCAAG GCGCGGTACTGGGGCGCGGGGGCCAACGAGGTGCAGGGGGCCGTGCTGAGCCGCAGCGGGACGGTGGTGGAGCGCCTGGCCGGCAAGTGGCACGAGGGGCTGCACCGTGGGCCTGCCCCCGGGCAGTGCGTCTGGAGAGCCA ACCCCATGCCCCGTGACCACGAGAGGAACTACGGCTTCACCCAGTTTGCCCTGGAGCTGAACGAGCTCACGCCAGAGCTACGGCGGGTCCTGCCCTCCACCGACACCCGCCTGCGCCCCGATCAGCG GTACCTGGAGGAAGGCAACGTGCCGGCAGCCGAGACGCAGAAGCGCCAGATCGAGCAGCTGCAGCGGGACCGGCGCCGGGTGATGGAGGAGAACAACATCACACACCAGGCTCGCTTCTTCAG GCGGCTGACGGACGCCAACGGCAAGGAGTCGTGGGTCACCAACAACACCTACTGGAAGCTGCGCCTGGACCCCGGCTTCGCCCACCTGGACAGCGCGGTGCTCTGGTAG
- the MRPL10 gene encoding large ribosomal subunit protein uL10m: MAALSGGAPWRRGWLPALQFARRGSKAVTRHWKAMHFQRQKLMAVTEYLAPRPAVPPRCLPRRKETLQEDNGYAQLLRRQVEDVFRDNRMIAICQYNSMPDEDMVLMRHYLRKHNIEVKFVLNEIVRPVLSQSKYKNLLPLFVARNILLVSQEAKVKEMLRVLKGVPQINLLGACIDDTILSRQGVENFAKLPSLEAAQGQTVGALALLPSQTSSLLQRGSVHLTALLDQHIRQLQDGETGSPDEPAPAQSSDAH, encoded by the exons ATGGCGGCGCTGAGCGGCGGCGCGCCGTGGCGGCGGG GCTGGCTGCCCGCCCTGCAGTTCGCCCGTCGCGGCTCCAAGGCGGTCACCCGGCACTGGAAGGCCATGCACTTCCAACGCCAGAAGCTGATGGCCGTGACCGAGTACCTGGCCCCGCGGCCGGCCGTCCCGCCGCGATGCCTGCCCCGCAGGAAGGAAACGCTCCAAGag GACAATGGTTACGCCCAGCTGTTACGGCGGCAGGTGGAGGACGTATTCCGGGACAACCGGATGATTGCCATCTGTCAGTACAATTCCATGCCCGATGAGGACATGGTGCTGATGAGGCATTACCTCCGAAAACACAACATTGAGGTCAAGTTCGTCCTGAACGAG ATTGTCAGACCTGTGCTGTCCCAGTCTAAGTACAAGAATCTCCTCCCTCTCTTCGTGGCACGCAATATCCTGCTGGTGAGCCAGGAGGCGAAGGTGAAGGAGATGCTGCGGGTGCTGAAGGGAGTGCCACAGATCAACCTCCTGG GCGCCTGCATCGATGACACCAtcctgagcaggcagggagtgGAGAACTTTGCCAAGCTGCCCTCGCTGGAGGCCGCCCAGGGGCAGACGGTTGGTGCCCtggccctcctgccctcccagacatcctccctgctccagcgtggctCCGTGCACCTTACGGCCCTCTTGGATCAGCACATCCGCCAGCTGCAGGATGGAGAGACGGGGAGCCCGGATgagcctgcccctgcccagagCTCAGACGCTCACTGA